In one window of Pseudomonas benzenivorans DNA:
- the flgK gene encoding flagellar hook-associated protein FlgK → MADLLNIGLSGLAANKTALSVTGHNITNVNTPGFSRQDTVQATRPPQFSGAGYIGSGTTLVDIRRSYSEFLSTQLRSSTALNSDVQAYKSQIEQLDSLLAGSTTGITPSLQKFFSSLQTAAEDPANIPARQLVLSEAEGLARRFNTVSERIGEQNSFINKQMTAVTDQINRLSTSIASLNNAIAVAASNGQQPNDLLDAREEAIRQLSTYVGVTVVPQDDSSLNLFVGSGQPLVVGATASRLEAVPGQGDPTRFEIDFVSGGSRQGITSLISGGELGGLIRYRAESLDPTLNALGRLALAVSDQVNTQLGQGLDLKGQVGSALFGDFNDPAQAALRVLAFSTNTSNVQPALNITNSSVLTTSDYRLEFDGTNYTARRLSDGATMTVAPPGPFTYPQTLTFADVAGRDQGFELVLGSAPAAGDRFLMQPTRRGAVSMTAVLDQADQLAFAAPVRSEAALQNVGNGTISQPDLIAAGASPIDSAAIAAALPQGLIYNGAGGFENPPGTPVAGLTRVPAGAFVPGQLNTYELDLGSGNRVSFTISGRPENGDTFTLAFNSNGVSDNRNALKLVDLQSKQTVGVDPSVTGIGTGASFTDGYGDLVERVGTLTAQARQDGEATGAILKQATDNRDALSGVNLDEEAANLIRFEQYYNASAQIIQVARSLFDTLINSFR, encoded by the coding sequence ATGGCTGATCTACTGAATATTGGCCTGTCCGGCCTCGCCGCGAACAAGACGGCGCTGTCGGTCACCGGTCACAACATCACCAACGTCAATACGCCGGGGTTTTCCCGTCAGGACACGGTGCAGGCCACCCGGCCGCCGCAGTTCAGCGGTGCCGGCTACATCGGCTCCGGTACCACCCTGGTGGATATCCGCCGCAGCTACAGCGAGTTCCTCAGCACCCAGTTGCGCAGCAGCACCGCGCTCAACAGCGACGTACAGGCCTACAAGAGCCAGATCGAGCAGCTCGATTCGCTGTTGGCAGGCTCCACCACCGGCATCACCCCCTCGCTGCAGAAGTTCTTCTCGTCCTTGCAGACTGCCGCCGAGGATCCGGCCAACATTCCCGCCCGGCAGCTGGTGCTGTCCGAGGCAGAAGGCCTGGCGCGGCGCTTCAACACGGTGTCCGAGCGGATCGGCGAGCAGAACAGCTTCATCAACAAGCAGATGACGGCTGTGACCGATCAGATCAACCGGCTGAGCACCTCCATTGCCAGCCTCAACAATGCCATCGCCGTCGCCGCCTCCAACGGCCAGCAGCCCAACGACCTGCTCGATGCCCGGGAAGAGGCGATCCGCCAGCTGTCCACCTATGTCGGCGTGACGGTAGTGCCCCAGGACGACAGTTCGCTGAACCTGTTCGTCGGCTCCGGCCAGCCGCTGGTGGTGGGCGCCACCGCCAGTCGCCTGGAGGCCGTGCCGGGGCAGGGCGACCCCACTCGCTTCGAGATAGACTTCGTCAGCGGTGGCTCGCGCCAGGGCATCACCAGCTTGATAAGCGGCGGCGAACTGGGCGGGCTGATTCGCTACCGGGCCGAGAGCCTGGACCCGACCCTCAATGCGCTCGGTCGCCTGGCCCTGGCGGTCAGCGACCAGGTCAACACCCAGCTCGGTCAGGGCCTGGATCTCAAGGGGCAGGTGGGCAGCGCGCTCTTTGGCGACTTCAACGACCCGGCCCAGGCGGCGTTGCGCGTCCTGGCTTTTTCGACCAATACCAGCAATGTCCAGCCGGCGCTGAACATCACCAACAGCAGCGTGCTGACCACCAGCGACTACCGCCTAGAGTTCGATGGTACCAACTACACGGCGCGGCGCTTGAGCGACGGCGCGACCATGACGGTGGCACCTCCTGGCCCCTTCACTTACCCGCAAACCCTGACCTTTGCCGATGTCGCCGGCCGCGACCAAGGGTTCGAACTGGTATTGGGATCGGCACCGGCGGCGGGTGACCGCTTCTTGATGCAGCCAACCCGGCGCGGCGCTGTCAGCATGACCGCAGTCTTGGACCAGGCCGATCAGTTGGCTTTTGCCGCGCCGGTCAGGAGCGAGGCCGCCCTGCAGAACGTCGGCAATGGCACGATTTCCCAGCCTGACCTGATCGCCGCCGGGGCCAGTCCTATCGACAGCGCGGCGATCGCCGCCGCCTTGCCGCAGGGGCTGATCTACAACGGCGCCGGGGGCTTCGAGAACCCGCCGGGCACCCCGGTAGCCGGGTTGACCCGGGTACCTGCTGGCGCCTTCGTGCCGGGCCAACTGAACACCTATGAACTGGATCTCGGCAGCGGCAACCGGGTCAGCTTCACCATCAGCGGCCGTCCGGAGAATGGCGACACCTTTACCCTGGCCTTCAACAGCAATGGTGTTTCGGACAACCGCAATGCGCTCAAGCTGGTGGACCTGCAGAGCAAGCAGACCGTCGGCGTGGACCCGAGCGTTACGGGTATCGGCACCGGGGCCAGCTTCACCGACGGTTACGGCGATCTGGTCGAGCGGGTCGGCACCCTGACCGCCCAGGCCCGCCAGGACGGCGAGGCCACCGGGGCCATCCTCAAGCAGGCCACGGACAACCGCGATGCCCTGTCCGGGGTCAACCTCGATGAGGAGGCGGCCAACCTGATCAGGTT